TAGCGACACCAACCTTTCCATTCACACCAAGTCTGAGCGGTTGTTTCCCTTAAATATTCCAGCTTGATGTCCTCTGGGGGAATGTAATACACGGGCGGATGGCTGGTTTCTACAACGCGTTTCGCTCTCTGGGTTTCTGCTAGAATTTCACCATTAAAAATAATCCGAATGCGTTTAGAGGTGTCTTCTAAACGAGCGGGGCGCGGATAATCCCAAACGGATTCTTGACCGGGTTGGGGTACGATTGGGTTGGGTTTCATTCTCAATAAGCTCCTGGATTATTGATTGAAATTATAGACAAAAGTTACGATTGCCTGATTTTGTTGTATAGTCTTACACGAGAAGATGCGATCGCTGGTTTGAGAATTTCCCAAGTTTGTTTCCTCCAGAACCCTTCAAAGATTCGCGAGCATCCCAATTACGCCGCCTACTTCAAATTTAA
This genomic interval from Desertifilum tharense IPPAS B-1220 contains the following:
- a CDS encoding DUF427 domain-containing protein — protein: MKPNPIVPQPGQESVWDYPRPARLEDTSKRIRIIFNGEILAETQRAKRVVETSHPPVYYIPPEDIKLEYLRETTAQTWCEWKGWCRYYDLSVGEKTASHAAWRYVQPTPPFIAIQEYYGFYAQAMDACLVDDEQVTPQPGDFYGGWITSDIVGPFKGGPGTRGW